The following DNA comes from Metopolophium dirhodum isolate CAU chromosome 8, ASM1992520v1, whole genome shotgun sequence.
agcaaagcgacatccacttgcccacctttttttttgatttcaaaatttttatcaaagtatCTATTTACAGGTCCGCGAAGAACTCAGAGCTGAAATACGATATCAAAGAGAAGTCAGCGGTAGAGTACAAAAGCATCCGGATGTGACCACTAAACATGgtaaactaaaaagtaaacgCAAAAATCCTCCCACTACCATTTATGTCGACGACTTAGCCGCCCTAGACAGTTTGTCGGAGGTATAGTACATTACATTGTATAGTATACAACACTATACATTAATTTGCCATACTTATActctttttaataaatactaattaagtttttccctatataatatgtccatATAGGAGAGAATAGTCAATCAACTGAAAAAAAGATATCAGATGAATTTAATCTATACGTACATCGGGGACATCCTGTTGGCCATAAATCCATTTACGCCACTTCCGTTATATACGTCAGCGGTGAGTTATCAAAATAATCTTAcacatcattaaataataaatatagaaaaagtatataatatgagttcTGTACAGGAGCAAAAGAAATACTGCAACCAAATGAGAGCAGCGTATCCACCTCACATATTTGCGATAGCCGATTCAGCGTACCAGTTTATGCTCCATGAAAAAGCCAACCAATCCATTGTGATCAGTGGAGAAAGTGGTGCCGGAAAAACCGAATCCGGTAACCTGTTGCTCAAACAACTCGTGTACCTTGGCAAGGTGAGTCGAAATCTCCTATAGCTGTTGAATCACATGCAGGACCGGCTCAAGGgaaaatagtgaactaggcaaaatcaaattttgccgcccttaacaatagaatattatcagtattttaaaaatgccgcCCTCTTACTAATGTGCAGCTTAAGTGCCGCCCTAGGCATGggcctatgtcgcctaccccttGAGCCGGGCCTGATCACAtgtgtaatactataatatagtaagtgtTTATTTCTCACTAGATTttttgagatttaaaaaatagtacatttttacTAACCAGGAAgtcaacattatatttttcaaatataagtgGGTTGGGGGAGGGAAGACTATTAATGCCCTCAAATGtgtgatataaaaaatgtttagtgtaatgtaagaaaattaaaaagtttataaagtATACAGatttccataattatttttttatttgtgtttatttgaGCACttcaatataatgtaggtacctatataattggtaatttgcttgtacctaggtacttttttctaactattatacaattaataactttttaggAATCTCTTTAGCTTATCTTaggttttgaaataaataatttagtctcaaaaaaacataaactatttgttactaaatatgtatttattacagGCACCAAACAGAAATCTAGAACAAAGAATACTCCAGATGAACCCGATTATGGAAGCGTTCGGAAATGCAAGAActggtattaataataattcttcaaGATTCGGAAAATTCTTAGAGCTGAGCATGACCAAAAGCGGCCAATTGAAAGGAGCTAGAGTGTCAGTTTACCTACTTGAACAGTCTAGAGTCATTCAACAAGCGaagtaaattttctatttttatcgtAATTGTAATACCTTTTAACATGttgttattttgatttcagtagGGAGAGTAATTTCCATGCTTTTTACTACATTTACGACGGGTTGGAACATGATAAACGGCTTAAAGAGTTTCATTTGGATCGTGAGCTACGACAAATGCATAGTTATCTTCCATCAGACCGTCAAgacaacaaaacaaaacaagtaaggatttttttctttttactaaTTTACCCGTTATAGCTTTTTCTGTATATAGgtgggtatttatatattttatttattatgtatgttttatttcagAATAATGTAGATAAATTCGCTCAACTGAAAAATGCTTTCGAACAAGTTGGTTTCAAGGACGAGGAAGTAAATTCTATATACTGCATTTTAGCAGCCATCTTGCACTTGGGTGATATAGAATTTGGAGAAATCATCACTGATAACAATACAGACAACAAGAGTACTGTTATCGATTTAACACCAATCCAtagaagtaattattatattttatcatgcatttttgaaataaaatctttaaaataacaCATTGTATACTTATGTACCTTTATTTTAGCCTCATGTTTATTAGACATTGAAAGTTCAGACCTACTAGAATGTTTGAGTGTTAACAGTGTAGTAACAAGAGGTGAGATTATTCAAAGGAATAATTCTGTATCAGAAGCTGTAGCTACAAGAGACGCAATTGCCCGGGCTTTGTACAGTCGGTTATTTGATTGGTTGGTTAACTCGATCAATAGTTTATTGTCTTTTTATAATACCAGGTAATAGAACTAATcaggaaatattaaataataagtaagtaggtaaatatatatattttttttttcagaggaGAATACAATGTGATAGGAATACTTGATATTTtcggttttgaaaattttacttacAATTCCTTTGAACaactttgtataaatattgCTAATGAgcaacttcaatatttttttaaccagCATGTTTTTGCTTTGGAACAAGctgtaagtaaaataaatccaatacctatatagttataattaccaGTACAATAACActgtaattgtatatattattaggaatACGAATCAGAGGGTGTCCCTGTTCAACATGTTGGGTTTTGTGACAACAGACCTGTATTAGATATGCTTGTGAGTAGACCAATGGGCTTACTGGCATTACTTGACGAGGAAAGTCGTTTTCCTAGAGCAACAGATCGATCACTAGTCGGTAAGTTTTAATTTGTCGAATTTCTATagatttctataaatataatgtcttatattgtttttaacctATAGAAAAATTCCATTGCAACatcaaatgtaattattatgtacggCCAAAATCAAATGCTTTACAATTTGAAGTGAAACATTTTGCTGGCAATGTTACTTACCAAGCATCAGGGATGCTTGAAAAGAATAGGCACCTGTTAGCTATAGAGGCTATTCAGGTCTTAAGAAAATCCAGCAATAAAACTGTTCGAGCATTATTCCAAAGTCCGGTTACAAAAACTGGCAATCTTTATTctcaagtaataatatttatattttactttcataatttgtaacaatgtgaaagattaataatattcatctaATTTTAGGACTCGTCTACAGGGTTAGTTGGACTCGCTTCACAATCTCGAGGCCAACAGACTGCAGCAACGTATTTTAGACATTCATTAGCTGAACTGTTACATCGTATGGGCTGTAACAATTCAGGTATAAGTTTGCCTAGGTTTGTTCGTTGTATCAAGCCAAACGATCAACGACAACCAAAACAATTTGATCCTCTTAAAGTCGTTGCACAATTGCGCTGCAGTGGAGTTATGGAAACAATTAGAATAAGACGAAATGGATACTCGCATAGACTactatttaaagattttataaGCAGGTAAATAATGCTCCTTGAATCAATTTTAATCATTACactgtaattattgtaaataataaaaataatatatttgtaatttattttcaatttataggtattcaattttaGGATTCCGGTTGTATGAGAAAGTTCCACCAACTAGAGATAATTGTAGACATTTATTGGTTAAGCTAAAATTAGATGGCTGGGCAATTGGAAAAACAAAAGTATTCTTAAAGTATTACCATATTGAACACTTGACAAAATTACATGAAAAACAAGTAAGGCTTAATACATTTTCGGTATCTTCCGTTTTCCTGATACACTGATGCAACTTAATAACTTATTGTTTATTGTCCTTAGCTACGtcacataatatttgtacagAGTTGTGTTCGACGATGGCTAGCAATGAAGCATTATAAGGAAGCTATGTTGGCTAAACAAATGTCATGGGGAGCATTAACATTACAGAAACACACTAGAGGATGGCTTGCcagacaaaagaaaaaaaagtcaaaaggAGAAATACCTGTTGGTGAAGTGGCCCCAATATACAGGCAGGAACCCAAAGAAAACGATCatccaattaaaaatcaaaataaagttAGCCCAGTTATTGTagcagaaaataaaaaaacctatatcCAAGTGAGTAGTaagaatattgtaaatttagttAGTTGTTATGCTATTCATAATGTGTTTTCAGCAAAATGGTGTTAAGGTATTGCCGTGTAAAGTACAACAAAAAGTGGAAAGAGAAAAGCATTTAATTGACTTctcaaaaaatgtaagtatttgtTGTTAAATCTATTAtggttatcatttattatttttatacataataatatatgtcgtGACTAATAAAAGGTTCACGCTCGCAACAAAGAATTCTTCAAGTTCATTAAGAAAACAAACATTTCTGTTTGTTTGAACAATTTGAAAGACTTAAATACAACTGGTCAGGTACGCACTTGTACAATTTGATAATTCAATTAGATGCATTTGATGCATGTAGTATGTGCGCAATTAGAAAAGTAGACTTCAAGTCATtcataacaaacaaataataattgtattggcTATTTGTGTAGGACttagaataatatgataattaaggtaataatataaaagatttgtataaatgtatatttgaaaGGGaggtttaaatgttaaatatataatataagacatataagtctatataaaatgcattaatattattatattgaacttatgGATGTggcattatataaatatctgtAATCTGTATGATAacacaattaatattgttaaccgCAACATTGTTACAATTATACTCTTGTTTGAATGTTAGTTTCTTTATTGCTCAGAAGTTTTTGTGCGAATGAGAACCATTGTTTCTCTCTTTGTTAACTTGGTTTAAATGTTAACTGTTCAATGAAAATAGGAATGCCATATCCGGatgttaaaaatcaatgataatattacaatactaataaaccaaaaaaattgtatttctatgCAGGATGATTCAATAAGCGCACCACCTTTTTTCTTCACTaatacagttattaaaaatctCAATTTTTGGAATTCTTAAACTATTGAATTAATGGTTACAGTCCGatgtgaatttaatatttatcggtctaatataatattaagaataattctGATTACTATattttgagtatattttttaaacttaattttttagttcaatAAAATGTCACTATGGCAAACACTTTTCCTTCACCTAATACTTAAGATTTAAGTTGTACGACAAatcttaagaattttaaaatttggtcttaataataagtataactaaaaattccaaaaatcaaaatctgaataaatgtattattgaaggAAAAAATGGGgttgagcatgcttggtgaatcactcagtatattatcatgtttaattTTCTTAACTATGTGAATTTTAGTTTCAAAAATGatgttttaagtattatttattcattcaaattggaaacaaaatatgaataatactgTAATAGAATGCTAATTACATCTGGTTTTTGATACTGAttgatattactaattataaaaccagtattttttttttgctagtcTTTTGCATTTGGATAGAAAGTTGGAGACTTTAGAAGGGTGTCATACAATGGTTTTTATGTTTGAACAAACTTATTTAACACAAAACTCTATATCATTCTATATTTCACTATTCATTTTTAAGTCTAATGTAGATTAATATTGGCAATATTCAATTGCTCATACATTGACTACaagttctaatatttttaattcctatATTGAATTGAAACTTTTCAATTTccttgtaatttaatttagtttaaatttttgtattatattatcttgtaaCTTGTATACCTATCTAGTACAGTAGAACCTAcacaaatttctaaaatattttgttgaataatttattattatttattaccttgtAGAAGTACTACAAGAGCATCTTGAACACCTGACTGTATTTccgtttaattaaatatttctttttttatacaatttccaTAATGTGATTTttgataatgattttattttttattctacacatttaattatttacccgCCCATTTTTTActgtatgatatataataaataaataaaatattcattaagtagatttttatctactataataCATTGCCACATcttatgttatttgtattttaattaaacaattgtttttcttattttacagAAGGGTTTGGTGCACAATGCCATTAAAAAGCTTGTGAGTGAAAATTGTTGTAAACACGACTCTGAAAACAggtaaaattatcattataaaaaactaaatttgtcGACTTTTTTACTTCAATTCCATCATATTTTAGGTTGAAcccaataaattcaaaaacaaataacatccAACCAGTGAATAAACCAAAATGGGTTTCTCCATTAAGGTAAGTTAGCTGTGTGTGATAACAAGAAAAcactatgtttataatatttataaatcttttttttcttatttgtaCCTCAAAGGTTAACTCCTCCGGACATTAATAGACTGCCAGAAGGGTTTGACTTCCGACAACTATTAAGGCCTACCCAGCATGCACCCACCGAATCCTTACGTAAAAGACTGGTACAGAGATCTAGACCTGTAGCGGCTAACGCTAaaggataataataacaaaattaaagtttgctattttttgtaaacagtatttactatttttgtaatagttgaatttatttaatatttatgtatttattacctaaaaacaaaattcatttGAGCGCTCTACTAGCCCAAATGTGgaagaaaattattgtttttattctatttgtatattttttatttcatagacaaaaagaaaatatatttttatagttcctGTTAAGtccaaaaatatgtattttatttatcaaattaacgGATTTTGTCTATTATTAAGGTATACtcgtaagatttttttattagtatttcaaCAATGTTCCTTAAGAAACTTTTTGGTGTTTCTAAAATTCTTAAAAGGGcccaatatatttataattgtgaatcACTTATTAACAttgcaaaacatattattttatacttttgcctatatttttttcacaccATCTATTATTAGTCAGTTAGGATGTTCTGTGTTATAATGGAATGTAATTCATCTTATATAACATTCTCATTATGATAAAACATTGgtgtgttgttgttattatagctatatactttatatttgtaatgtatttattatttagatttgatggtatcaaaataaaataactgttttttattattaatataacactataaatatattttttttatgtatagtttACAT
Coding sequences within:
- the LOC132950487 gene encoding myosin-IIIb-like encodes the protein MDYYRMCQRFGLNSVPSPDGRFTIDELIGEGTYGEVFRAKDTTTGEFVAIKILEDITGNEEEIEDEYLALRDLSLHPNIPSFHGIYFVKGSKQLNDQLWFVMELCQGGSVTDLVHGLKAQGKQLTEDQIAYILHETLQALAFLHRNHCMHRDVKGHNILLTEDGQVKLVDFGVSSHLGATMGRRDTSVGTPYWMAPEVIACEQQRDSSYDSRCDVWSLGITAIELATGDPPLSGLHPMRALFQIPREPPPVLPLSARPDAPKLTHFVARCLIKDFEQRPTTALLIHDPFVVHGSKCIHRVREELRAEIRYQREVSGRVQKHPDVTTKHGKLKSKRKNPPTTIYVDDLAALDSLSEERIVNQLKKRYQMNLIYTYIGDILLAINPFTPLPLYTSAEQKKYCNQMRAAYPPHIFAIADSAYQFMLHEKANQSIVISGESGAGKTESGNLLLKQLVYLGKAPNRNLEQRILQMNPIMEAFGNARTGINNNSSRFGKFLELSMTKSGQLKGARVSVYLLEQSRVIQQANRESNFHAFYYIYDGLEHDKRLKEFHLDRELRQMHSYLPSDRQDNKTKQNNVDKFAQLKNAFEQVGFKDEEVNSIYCILAAILHLGDIEFGEIITDNNTDNKSTVIDLTPIHRTSCLLDIESSDLLECLSVNSVVTRGEIIQRNNSVSEAVATRDAIARALYSRLFDWLVNSINSLLSFYNTRGEYNVIGILDIFGFENFTYNSFEQLCINIANEQLQYFFNQHVFALEQAEYESEGVPVQHVGFCDNRPVLDMLVSRPMGLLALLDEESRFPRATDRSLVEKFHCNIKCNYYVRPKSNALQFEVKHFAGNVTYQASGMLEKNRHLLAIEAIQVLRKSSNKTVRALFQSPVTKTGNLYSQDSSTGLVGLASQSRGQQTAATYFRHSLAELLHRMGCNNSGISLPRFVRCIKPNDQRQPKQFDPLKVVAQLRCSGVMETIRIRRNGYSHRLLFKDFISRYSILGFRLYEKVPPTRDNCRHLLVKLKLDGWAIGKTKVFLKYYHIEHLTKLHEKQLRHIIFVQSCVRRWLAMKHYKEAMLAKQMSWGALTLQKHTRGWLARQKKKKSKGEIPVGEVAPIYRQEPKENDHPIKNQNKVSPVIVAENKKTYIQQNGVKVLPCKVQQKVEREKHLIDFSKNVHARNKEFFKFIKKTNISVCLNNLKDLNTTGQKGLVHNAIKKLVSENCCKHDSENRLNPINSKTNNIQPVNKPKWVSPLRLTPPDINRLPEGFDFRQLLRPTQHAPTESLRKRLVQRSRPVAANAKG